A stretch of the Uranotaenia lowii strain MFRU-FL chromosome 3, ASM2978415v1, whole genome shotgun sequence genome encodes the following:
- the LOC129753086 gene encoding uncharacterized protein LOC129753086, with translation MTKLDEPVDDFYPHCCLPHHPVFKESSTSTKIRVVFDACCKTSSGFSINDLQLVSPVIQDDLLSIVLRFRKHPIALVAVIEEMYRQVKIHPNDCVFQRILWRTDPQHLIHTCYVRFCELQTVTYGFASEPFLATRALQQVAEEESDKYPVAAAIFKSDFYMDDCLTGANDIRSAIEFRQQANSAGFPLKKWASNESAVLQEISVEDLAVSLVHSLQAEQSVSTLGFVRETKTDVLRFRVQLPLPAAVLTKRKIMSYIAQIFDPLGLVGPVITVAKLFMQLLWSLKTEEGHTYKWDHPLPPQYQVDCKTFHGALDTITTLKVPRFTSLAQATLIQLHFLSDASEKAYGSCCYMRSECAETVRVCLLTAKSKVAPLTSHDSIARLELCGAVLSTTLYEKVSRALQVTTDVYFWTDSTTVLQWLQSTPARWKTFVANRVSVIKNKTDIKSWKHVPGVSNPADALSRGISSTEISDHPLWWTGAPLACLANEELASNRTIKCYNSFHPRRKNSRGADQTEDFAS, from the coding sequence ATGACCAAACTCGATGAACCTGTTGATGATTTTTACCCGCATTGCTGCCTTCCGCATCACCCTGTATTCAAAGAATCGAGCACCAGCACAAAGATCCGTGTAGTCTTCGACGCATGCTGCAAGACGTCGTCtggtttttcaataaacgaCCTGCAGTTAGTTAGTCCAGTAATTCAAGACGATTTGCTGTCGATCGTCTTACGTTTCCGCAAACACCCAATAGCCCTTGTAGCAGTCATCGAGGAGATGTATCGCCAGGTGAAAATACATCCGAATGATTGCGTCTTCCAACGAATCCTTTGGCGAACCGATCCCCAACATCTCATCCACACATGTTACGTACGGTTTTGCGAACTCCAAACAGTTACGTACGGTTTTGCCTCAGAACCATTTCTGGCCACCCGCGCACTCCAACAGGTGGCCGAAGAAGAAAGCGACAAGTATCCCGTGGCGGCAGCAATATTTAAAAGCGACTTCTACATGGATGACTGCCTTACAGGTGCAAATGATATTCGTTCAGCTATTGAGTTCCGCCAACAAGCCAATTCTGCCggttttccattaaaaaagtGGGCTTCCAACGAATCAGCTGTCTTACAAGAAATTTCGGTAGAAGATCTAGCCGTTTCGCTTGTTCATAGCCTTCAAGCTGAACAATCTGTTTCGACTCTTGGTTTTGTGCGGGAGACCAAAACCGATGTGCTTCGCTTCCGTGTACAGCTACCGTTACCTGCAGCTGTGCTAACTAAAAGGAAAATAATGTCCTATATTGCCCAGATCTTTGATCCCCTCGGGTTGGTGGGTCCTGTAATCACAGTTGCTAAACTGTTCATGCAGTTGTTATGGTCGCTTAAAACCGAAGAAGGCCATACATACAAATGGGATCATCCACTACCGCCGCAGTACCAGGTTGACTGCAAAACATTCCACGGGGCGCTAGACACCATCACCACTCTTAAGGTTCCACGATTCACATCACTGGCCCAGGCAACGTTGATCCAGCTGCATTTTTTATCAGATGCCTCTGAGAAGGCGTACGGCAGCTGCTGCTACATGCGTTCCGAATGTGCCGAAACAGTACGAGTTTGTCTATTAACAGCGAAGTCGAAGGTAGCCCCCCTAACCAGCCACGACTCTATCGCTCGCCTAGAATTGTGTGGAGCAGTTTTGTCGACTACGTTGTATGAGAAGGTTTCTCGTGCTCTCCAGGTTACCACCGACGTTTATTTTTGGACAGATTCCACCACCGTTCTCCAATGGCTGCAATCAACCCCGGCACGTTGGAAGACATTTGTTGCGAACAGAGTATCCGTGATTAAGAACAAAACCGATATCAAATCTTGGAAACACGTCCCCGGTGTATCAAACCCCGCCGATGCCTTATCACGTGGAATCAGTTCAACTGAAATCTCTGACCATCCACTCTGGTGGACTGGAGCTCCATTGGCTTGCCTTGCCAACGAAGAATTGGCCTCAAACAGAACTATCAAGTGCTACAACAGTTTCCATCCCCGAAGAAAGAACTCCCGTGGTGCCGATCAAACCGAAGATTTCGCCTCTTGA